The Schistosoma haematobium chromosome 7, whole genome shotgun sequence genome contains a region encoding:
- a CDS encoding hypothetical protein (EggNog:ENOG410WG43~COG:K), with protein MPRVSNNQPTMTPILPSTSPLIESIPTSAPILEAISPGVEPEENCVQMQSESSTYNNAQQVLTSVSHLASTMLNPMSSTSTTALSTFLAGLEARNHQPIQQIQLGGLPLSAATSSLSCSYSDSSSAHTAKDSSAPSCSQLRIPLQVSGLPMSENGSLSVEQNVYPVTNNVANSILGVVKSDPDMYTPNGHTYSSLVDETNRFRSYPTYTQQLSHHLPHGTTVRQSVLAAASTTSNNSFFQQESSNSLLLNQTCSVPSNVTSNNTTTATITTTTNNNNNGEESLTNGHFQSPMSHSNVSATNTFTTSLAPNSDKTPQLPSSSKSNTSIDECRRNSVTNTMLNTSSNRSEQVKGKYFM; from the exons ATGCCAAGAGTTTCAAATAACCAACCAACTATGACTCCTATTCTACCATCTACATCTCCTTTGATTGAATCTATTCCCACAAGTGCCCCAATATTGGAAGCTATATCCCCAGGTGTAGAACCTGAAGAAAATTGTGTTCAAATGCAGTCTGAATCGTCAACATATAACAATGCACAACAGGTGCTAACTTCTGTTTCACATTTAGCATCTACAATGCTTAACCCAATGAGTTCTACATCCACGACAGCATTATCTACTTTCCTGGCCGGTTTAGAAGCTCGTAATCATCAACCTATACAACAGATTCAACTAGGTGGATTACCTTTATCTGCTGCAACATCTTCGCTGTCTTGTTCATATTCTGACTCTTCATCAGCCCACACTGCTAAAGACTCATCGGCTCCCAGTTGTTCACAACTCAGAATTCCACTTCAAGTTTCTGGCCTTCCCATGTCCGAGAATGGTTCATTATCAGTTGAACAAAATGTTTACCCTGTTACAAATAACGTTGCGAACTCTATATTAGGTGTTGTAAAAA gCGATCCTGATATGTACACTCCTAATGGGCATACTTATTCATCTCTAGTAGATGAAACTAATCGATTCCGATCTTATCCAACGTATACTCAACAATTATCTCATCATTTACCTCATGGTACAACTGTACGACAGTCTGTTCTAGCTGCCGCTTCTACAACATcaaataattctttcttccaACAAGAATCTTCAAATTCTTTATTATTAAATCAAACGTGTTCTGTACCAAGTAATGTCACGTCAAATAATACGACCActgctactattactactactactaataataataacaatggagAGGAATCATTAACAAATGGACATTTTCAGTCACCAATGTCACATTCAAATGTTTCGGCAACCAATACATTTACTACTTCATTAGCACCTAATTCAGATAAAACTCCACAGTTGCCATCATCATCTAAGTCTAACACTTCAATAGATGAATGTCGTAGAAATTCAGTAACAAACACAATGTTAAATACATCCAGCAATCGGTCAGAACAAGTCAAGGGTAAGTATTTCATGTAA